The following are from one region of the Mycolicibacterium helvum genome:
- a CDS encoding TetR/AcrR family transcriptional regulator, translating to MSELANTAERKPARPASGDRPATTPRRGSRLPRDERRGQLLAAASEIFVDRGYHAAGMDEIADRAGVSKPVLYQHFSSKLELYLAVLNRHVENLVSGVRQALRTTTDNRQRLRAAVQAFFDFIEHDGQGYRLIFENDYITEPQVAVQVKVATESCTDAVFDLISRDSGLDPHRARMIAVGLVAISVDSARYWLNADRPVTKEAAVDGTVQFAWGGLSHVPLTRG from the coding sequence ATGAGCGAACTCGCCAACACGGCCGAGCGGAAGCCCGCTCGACCGGCCAGTGGCGACCGTCCCGCTACCACCCCCCGGCGGGGCAGTCGCCTGCCGCGTGATGAGCGACGGGGCCAGTTGCTGGCGGCAGCCAGCGAAATCTTCGTCGATCGCGGTTATCACGCCGCCGGCATGGACGAGATCGCCGATCGCGCCGGTGTGAGCAAACCCGTTCTGTACCAACACTTCTCGAGCAAGCTCGAGCTGTATCTGGCCGTCTTGAATCGCCACGTCGAGAATCTGGTGTCCGGCGTGCGACAGGCGCTGCGGACAACCACCGACAACCGGCAGCGACTGCGCGCCGCGGTACAGGCTTTCTTCGATTTCATCGAGCACGACGGTCAGGGCTACCGGCTGATCTTCGAGAACGACTACATCACCGAACCGCAGGTCGCTGTTCAGGTGAAAGTGGCCACCGAATCGTGCACCGACGCGGTGTTCGACCTGATCAGCCGGGATTCCGGGCTCGATCCGCACCGTGCCCGCATGATCGCCGTCGGGCTGGTGGCCATCAGCGTCGACAGCGCGCGGTACTGGCTGAACGCCGACCGGCCGGTCACCAAAGAGGCCGCGGTCGACGGGACGGTGCAGTTCGCCTGGGGCGGACTGTCACACGTCCCGCTGACTCGCGGCTGA
- a CDS encoding DUF3107 domain-containing protein, giving the protein MEVKIGVTDSPRELVFQSTQTPAEVEELVTSAFSKGGPDVLSLTDDKGRRFLVQTAKITYVEIGVADVRRVGFGIAAGPAGA; this is encoded by the coding sequence GTGGAGGTCAAGATCGGCGTCACGGACAGCCCGCGTGAACTCGTGTTCCAAAGCACCCAGACGCCTGCAGAGGTCGAGGAGCTGGTGACTTCCGCGTTCTCGAAGGGTGGTCCGGACGTGCTGAGCCTGACCGACGACAAGGGACGCCGATTCCTGGTGCAGACCGCCAAGATCACCTACGTGGAGATCGGTGTCGCGGACGTGCGCAGGGTCGGCTTCGGGATCGCCGCAGGACCAGCGGGCGCCTGA